From Ascochyta rabiei chromosome 12, complete sequence, the proteins below share one genomic window:
- a CDS encoding [Pyruvate dehydrogenase (acetyl-transferring)]-phosphatase, translating to MRRAAFQAVRSVRRPSVRKHARSRVASAAPSNGLLAYRGLCHAHAHAHAHAHHAAHHVRARALPTVLTSSMQFRAITGALVAAAVASGAFYAYNGNQSTTTPASPIHQAQSLSTQAGSEPTRKALVVGQGELYTGTITGSGPISKETDEYGRRVVEMLDPDQATAKLRKNEESWLVGRGQGVVRYDVVQIPSNDPIEDDHAEKIIEVPSNLAATDNGAPASDWMFWGVFDGHSGWVTSAKLRQTLISYVARELNTTYKSALEDPALHVPTPEAIDRAIKTGFVLLDNDIVHESVKKVKVAKSKIAAAELLAPALSGSCALLSFYDSRSKLLRVACTGDSRAVLGRRGANGKWTATPLSEDQTGGTTSEAERLRKEHPGEPNVVRNGRILGGLEPSRAFGDASYKWSLETNAELKKSYFARSPSSLLKTPPYVTAEPIITTTKVEPEKGDFVVMATDGLWEMLTNEEVVGLVGQWLDTQGSVSSGNAQTQSWLKSWWSSEKQLPIDQKNDGAGAGQRAPIRQQQWGTKTNLNERFVVEDKNVATHLVRNALGGKDQDQLSALLTLPSPFSRRYRDDLTVEVIFFGEGAANGNVTLNREASAQASEPKAKL from the exons ATGCGTCGGGCGGCCTTCCAAGCAGTGCGTTCCGTCCGTCGCCCCAGTGTGCGCAAGCATGCACGCAGCCGGGTTGCCTCTGCCGCGCCGAGCAATGGACTGCTAGCCTACCGCGGCCTCtgccacgcccacgcccacgcccacgcccacgcccaccacGCCGCCCATCACGTCCGCGCGCGTGCCTTGCCGACCGTCCTCACGTCGTCGATGCAGTTCCGCGCCATCACGGGCGCGCTGGTAGCTGCCGCTGTCGCCTCGGGTGCGTTCTATGCTTACAACGGCAACCAGTCGACCACGACGCCCGCCTCGCCCATCCACCAGGCACAGAGCCTGAGCACGCAGGCCGGCAGTGAGCCGACGCGCAAGGCACTGGTGGTCGGCCAGGGCGAGCTGTACACAGGCACCATCACCGGCTCGGGCCCCATTTCCAAGGAGACGGACGAGTACGGCCGGCGGGTGGTCGAGATGCTGGACCCGGACCAGGCCACGGCCAAGCTGCGCAAGAACGAGGAGTCGTGGCTGGTTGGGCGCGGCCAGGGCGTCGTGCGCTATGACGTCGTCCAGA TACCCAGCAACGACCCCATCGAGGATGACCACGCCGAGAAAATCATCGAGGTGCCCTCCAACCTGGCCGCCACAGACAACGGTGCGCCGGCCAGCGACTGGATGTTCTGGGGCGTTTTCGACGGACACAG CGGCTGGGTGACGTCGGCCAAACTCCGCCAGACGCTCATCTCCTACGTGGCCCGCGAGCTCAACACGACGTACAAGTCGGCCCTCGAAGACCCTGCCCTGCACGTGCCCACCCCCGAGGCCATCGACCGAGCCATCAAGACGGGCTTCGTGCTCCTCGACAACGACATCGTCCACGAGTCCGTCAAGAAGGTCAAGGTCGCCAAGTCCAAGATTGCCGCTGCCGAACTGCTGGCCCCCGCCCTGTCTGGCTCCTGCGCCCTGCTGTCCTTCTACGACAGCCGGTCTAAGCTCCTCCGAGTCGCCTGCACCGGCGACTCGCGCGCCGTGCTGGGCCGCAGAGGTGCCAACGGCAAATGGACTGCTACCCCCCTATCCGAAGACCAGACGGGCGGCACCACTAGCGAAGCAGAGCGACTGCGCAAGGAGCACCCCGGCGAGCCAAACGTCGTCAGGAACGGTCGCATTCTCGGTGGACTGGAGCCCTCCCGTGCTTTTGGTGATGCATCCTACAAGTGGTCCCTCGAGACCAACGCCGAGCTGAAGAAGTCGTACTTTGCCCGCTCGCCTTCGTCGCTCTTGAAAACCCCTCCCTACGTCACCGCTGAGCCCATCATCACAACAACCAAAGTCGAGCCGGAAAAGGGCGACTTTGTAGTCATGGCCACGGACGGACTGTGGGAGATGCTCACCAACGAGGAGGTAGTTGGCCTTGTCGGCCAGTGGCTCGATACCCAAGGCAGCGTCAGCAGCGGAAACGCACAAACACAGTCATGGCTGAAGAGCTGGTGGTCATCCGAGAAGCAGCTGCCAATCGACCAGAAAAACGACGGTGCTGGTGCAGGTCAGCGTGCGCCCATCCGCCAGCAGCAATGGGGCACCAAGACCAACTTGAACGAGCGATTCGTCGTCGAGGACAAGAACGTAGCCACTCACCTGGTGCGAAATGCGCTTGGCGGCAAGGACCAGGACCAGCTCAGCGCGCTGCTTACGCTACCGAGTCCTTTCTCGAGACGCTACAG GGATGATCTGACGGTCGAGGTCATCTTCTTCGGAGAGGGCGCGGCCAACGGCAACGTGACACTGAACAGAGAAGCCAGTGCACAGGCATCCGAGCCAAAAGCCAAGTTGTAG
- a CDS encoding Chorismate synthase, translating into MSTFGQHFRVTTYGESHCLSVGAIIDGCPPGMALTEADIQPQMTRRRPGQSAITTPRNEKDKVEIQSGTEFGLTLGTPIGIKVMNENQRPKDYGNKTMDLYPRPSHADWTYLEKYGVKASSGGGRSSARETIGRVAAGAIAEKYLREAYGIEIVAFTASVGNEFLFPPTATHPTASTNPEYLKMIDTIDRKTVDSFLPVRCPHEESNERMEKLIGEYKDREDSIGGTVTCVIRNCPTGLGEPCFDKLEAKLAHAMLSIPATKGFEIGSGFGGAQVPGSIHNDAFIKAPAVPAGVNGTSNYPRPRLTTKTNNSGGIQGGITNGAPIYFNVAFKPPATIGQAQETATYDQSVGVLEAKGRHDPCVVPRAIPIVETMAALVIMDAVLAQQARAGARSLLPVLEGVVPVPK; encoded by the exons ATGTCGACTTTCGGCCAGCACTTCAGGGTTACGAC CTATGGCGAGTCCCACTGCCTCAGTGTCGGTGCCATCATCGATGGCTGTCCCCCCGGCATGGCTCTCACCGAAGCCGACATCCAGCCCCAGATGACACGACGACGACCCGGCCAGTCCGCAATCACGACTCCGCGAAACGAGAAGGACAAGGTCGAGATCCAGTCTGGAACCGAGTTCGGCCTCACGCTGGGCACACCCATCGGCATCAAGGTCATGAATGAGAACCAGCGCCCCAAGGACTATGGCAACAAGACCATGGACCTGTACCCCAGGCCGAGTCACGCGGACTGGACCTACCTTGAGAAGTACGGTGTGAAGGCTAGCTCTGGAGGTGGAAGGAGCAGTGCACGTGAAACCATTG GACGAGTCGCCGCCGGTGCCATCGCAGAGAAGTACCTGCGCGAGGCCTACGGTATCGAAATTGTCGCGTTCACAGCCTCTGTTGGCAACGAGTTCCTATTCCCTCCTACAGCGACACACCCCACTGCCTCGACCAACCCCGAATACTTGAAGATGATCGATACCATCGACCGCAAGACAGTCGACTCTTTCCTGCCCGTGCGGTGCCCGCATGAGGAGAGCAACGAGCGCATGGAGAAGCTGATTGGAGAGTACAAGGACAGGGAGGACAGCATTGGCGGCACAGTGACATGCGTCATTCGAAACTGCCCCACTGGGTTGGGCGAGCCGTGCTTTGACAAGTTGGAGGCAAAGCTTGCGCACGCTATGCTTTCCATCCCAGCGACCAAGGGCTTTGAGATTGGATCTGGCTTCGGCGGCGCCCAAGTACCCGGCTCCATCCATAACGACGCTTTCATCAAGGCACCCGCTGTCCCAGCAGGCGTCAACGGCACGTCAAACTACCCACGGCCACGACTCACCACCAAGACCAACAACTCTGGTGGTATTCAAGGCGGTATCACCAACGGCGCGCCCATCTACTTCAACGTCGCCTTCAAGCCTCCTGCCACGATCGGCCAGGCGCAGGAGACAGCGACGTACGACCAGTCCGTCGGTGTTCTGGAAGCCAAGGGCCGGCACGACCCGTGTGTGGTGCCCCGTGCGATTCCCATTGTCGAGACTATGGCGGCGCTGGTCATCATGGATGCGGTCTTGGCGCAGCAGGCGAGAGCGGGTGCTAGGAGCCTGTTGCCTGTTCTCGAGGGCGTTGTCCCCGTACCGAAGTAG
- a CDS encoding Mitochondrial porin, with translation MTEYVKVEKIVPKFPPPAFGDIAKASNDLINKDFYHAAAAALEVKLKAPNGVNFTAKGVSPHSGPVASSLEGKKALSNGTAPASFTPRSLLLYIPILKTRSFHSSIFHVSQPPGGKFAVTGYTINLLTTNCPGISITQSWNTANVLATKVELNDTFASGLKTEVLSNFSPAAGNKGQKVNFHFKQPNFHGRVFADYSAAGAIGAIADAVVSHEGFVVGGEVGYDVQKATITKYSAAVGYTTPLYNAAITATNSLSVFSAAYYQKVNPAVEAGAKATWDSKSGSNVGLELAAKYKLDPASFAKAKINNLGIASLAYNTKVNSGLTFGIGGSFDTQKLNEAGHKLGTSFTFEG, from the exons ATGACTGAATACGTCAAGGTCGAGAAGATTGTCCCCAAGTTCCCGCCGCCGGCGTTCGGCGACATCGCCAAGGCATCGAACGAC CTCATCAACAAGGACTTCTACCACGCTGCCGCAG CTGCCCTCGAGGTTAAGCTCAAGGCTCCCAACGGTGTCAACTTCACCGCCAAGGGCGTCTCTCCCCACTCTGGCCCCGTCGCCTCTTCG CTTGAGGGCAAGAAGGCTCTTTCCAACGGTACAGCACCTGCTTCCTTCACTCCTCGTTCATTGCTACTCTATATACCCATCCTCAAGACGCGATCATTCCACTCCAGCATCTTTCACGTATCTCAACCCCCGGGCGGCAAATTCGCCGTCACGGGCTATACCATCAACTTGCTGACGACAAACTGCCCAGGCATCAGCATCACCCAGTCGTGGAACACTGCCAATGTTCTTGCTACCAAGGTCGAGCTCAACGACACCTTTGCCAGCGGCCTGAAGACCGAGGTCCTCTCCAACTTCAGCCCTGCCGCCGGCAACAAGGGCCAGAAGGTCAACTTCCACTTCAAGCAGCCCAACTTCCACGGCCGCGTCTTCGCTGACTACTCCGCCGCTGGTGCCATTGGCGCCATCGCCGATGCCGTCGTGTCCCACGAGGGCTTCGTTGTTGGTGGTGAGGTCGGCTACGACGTCCAGAAGGCTACCATCACCAAGTATAGCGCCGCTGTCGGTTACACCACCCCTCTCTACAACGCCGCCATCACTGCCACCAACTCCCTGAGCGTCTTCTCCGCCGCCTACTACCAGAAGGTCAACCCTGCTGTCGAGGCTGGTGCCAAGGCTACCTGGGACTCCAAGTCTGGCTCCAACGTCGGTCTTGAGCTTGCTGCCAAGTACAAGCTCGACCCTGCCTCGTTCGCCAAG GCCAAGATCAACAACCTCGGCATTGCCTCCCTCGCCTACAACACCAAGGTCAACAGCGGTCTGACCTTTGGTATTGGTGGCTCTTTCGATACCCAGAAGTTGAACGAGGCCGGCCACAAGCTCGGCACCAGTTTCACCTTTGAGGGTTGA
- a CDS encoding Methionyl aminopeptidase, protein MAAQVESGVADLKLDDTNGKPANGTAQSGEKTADGADHDDSDDDNDNEAEEGGAEGAGEGAAKKKKKKRKPRKKKKAGAGGAKTQTSPPRLPLSDLYPNNDYPEGEICEYLDENSYRTTSEEKRHLDRMNNDFLTEYRKGAEIHRQVRQWAQKWIKPGMSLTEIAEGIEDSVRHLTGHMGLEPGDAQIAGMGFPTGLSINHCAAHYTPNAGNKMVLNYEDVMKVDFGVHVNGRIVDSAFTMTFDPVYDNLVEACKAATNAGVKEAGIDVRMSDIGAAIQEVMESYEVEIKGQMLPVKCIRNLNGHSIGHYTIHGGKTVPIVKGGDQTKMEEGETFAIETFGSTGKGYVRDDMETSHYALRPDAPKVALRVSSAKTLLNSITKNFGTLPWCRRYLDRLGHDKYLLGLNNLVSAGIVEAYPPLCDIKGSYTAQSEHTLILRPNVKEVISRGDDY, encoded by the exons ATGGCGGCCCAGGTAGAGAGTGGTGTCGCCGACCTGAAGT TGGACGACACCAACGGCAAGCCCGCCAATGGCACCGCACAGAGCGGCGAGAAGACAGCAGACGGCGCAGACCACGACGACTcggacgacgacaacgacaacgaggCTGAAGAAGGTGGCGCTGAGGGTGCCGGCGAGGGCGCtgccaagaagaagaagaagaagagaaagcccaggaagaagaagaaggccggCGCGGGCGGTGCCAAAACCCAAACCTCGCCTCCCCGCCTGCCTCTCTCCGATCTGTACCCCAACAATGACTACCCCGAGGGCGAGATCTGCGAGTACCTCGACGAGAACAGCTATCGTACCACGAGTGAGGAGAAGCGCCACCTCGACCGCATGAACAACGACTTCCTGACCGAGTACCGCAAGGGCGCGGAAATTCACCGCCAAGTCAGACAGTGGGCGCAGAAGTGGATCAAGCCGGGCATGTCCCTCACCGAGATCGCAGAAGGCATCGAGGACTCGGTCCGCCACCTCACAGGGCACATGGGCCTCGAGCCTGGCGATGCTCAGATCGCAGGAATGGGCTTCCCCACCGGTCTCAGCATCAACCACTGCGCAGCCCACTACACACCCAACGCGGGCAACAAGATGGTCCTCAACTACGAGGATGTCATGAAGGTCGACTTCGGCGTGCACGTCAACGGTCGCATCGTCGACAGCGCCTTCACCATGACTTTCGACCCCGTCTACGACAACCTCGTCGAAGCGTGCAAGGCTGCCACCAACGCTGGTGTCAAGGAGGCTGGTATCGATGTGCGCATGAGCGACATTGGCGCTGCCATCCAGGAAGTCATGGAGAGCTACGAGGTGGAGATCAAGGGCCAAATGCTACCAGTTAAATGCATCCGCAACCTCAACGGACACAGCATTGGCCACTACACCATCCACGGTGGCAAGACAGTGCCCATTGTCAAGGGCGGCGACCAGACAAAGATGGAGGAGGGCGAGACTTTCGCTATCGAGACCTTCGGCAGTACTGGAAAGGGATACGTCCGCGACGACATGGAGACTTCTCACTACGCACTGCGTCCGGATGCCCCCAAGGTTGCGCTCAGAGTCTCTTCCGCGAAGACGCTGCTCAACTCCATCACAAAGAACTTTGGTACCTTGCCATGGTGCAGGCGTTACCTGGATCGTCTGGGTCACGACAAGTATCTGCTGGGCCTCAACAATCTTGTTTCCGCTGGTATTGTGGAGGCATACCCGCCCCTGTGTGACATCAAGGGCAGTTACACAGCACAGAGCGAGCAC ACACTCATCCTGCGACCAAACGTCAAGGAGGTCATCAGCCGCGGAGACGACTACTAG
- a CDS encoding Protein-lysine N-methyltransferase efm6, whose translation MTASDDEENDIFGAHQLDYVPPAPIKSAGVAEVDFDGVLSPPLKVYEDLKNGCGGQLWPAGMVLGKYMLRKHKDDLEGKTIVELGAGGGLVGLAVAVGCKVTTTLHITDQDEMFELMKKNIALNDLSSRVSASLYDWGQPTPSGLPQHPDVVLAADCVYFEPAFPLLQQTLKDIIGPNTVCYFCFKRRRRADLTFMKTAGKMFDVKEVDDDPDREIWSKERLFLYRITKKQEQA comes from the exons ATGACGGCCTCCGACGACGAAGAAAACGACATCTTCGGTGCTCACCAGCTAGACTATGTGCCGCCAGCGCCTATCAAATCAGCTGGGGTGGCGGAAGTAGATTTTGATGGCGTACTATCGCCCCCACTGAAGGTTTACGAGGATCTCAAGAATGGATGTGGTGGACAGCTGTGGCCAGCAGGCATGGTGCTCGGCAAATATATGCTCAGGAAGCACAAGGATGACCTTGAGGGGAAGACGAT CGTCGAACTCGGCGCTGGAGGTGGGCTTGTTGG CCTAGCCGTAGCCGTTGGCTGTAAGGTAACCACAACCCTGCACATCACCGACCAGGACGAGATGTTCGAACTTATGAAAAAGAACATCGCTCTCAACGACCTCTCTTCGCGCGTCTCGGCTTCGTTATACGACTGGGGCCAGCCAACACCGTCTGGACTGCCACAACACCCAGATGTGGTTCTAGCAGCTGATTGTGTCTACTTTGAACCCGCCTTTCCCTTGCTACAGCAAACGCTCAAAGACATCATTGGACCCAATACAGTGTGCTACTTCTGCTtcaagaggaggaggagagcAGACTTGACGTTTATGAAAACGGCAGGCAAGATGTTTGATGTGAAGGAGGTAGATGATGATCCTGATAGAGAGATTTGGTCCAAGGAGAGACTTTTCCT ATACCGGATAACGAAGAAGCAGGAACAGGCTTAA
- a CDS encoding Pectin lyase — MKFSLFAAAAALVGSALGADAVKGAAEGFAKGVTGGGKAAPVYPSTTAQLISYLADSSPRVIVLTKTFDFTGTEGTATSAGCAPWGTGSTCQKAINKDGWCDNYQPNAPKVSGIKYDKAGVLGMTVGSNKSLIGQGSKGVIKGKGVRIVSNTKNVIIQNVRFTDINPAYVWGGDAITIDGADLIWIDHVTTDLIARQHIVLGNSASNRVTISNNEINGASSWSATCDGRHYWGLYFTGSSDMVTFKNNYVHHTSGRSPKVAGNTLLHAVNNYFYAISHAFEADSGSKILAEGNVFQNVDAPAQAGLPGKVFAAGSASLNSQCKTYLGHNCELNAHGSSGTLAGSDTSFLSSFKGKNVAAASAASSVKNLVNTAGYGRI, encoded by the coding sequence ATGAAGTTCTCCCTCTTCGCCGCCGCTGCGGCGCTTGTTGGCTCTGCCCTCGGTGCTGATGCCGTTAAGGGAGCTGCCGAGGGTTTCGCCAAGGGCGTCACAGGTGGCGGTAAAGCTGCGCCCGTCTACCCTTCCACCACCGCTCAGCTCATCAGCTACCTTGCCGACTCGTCTCCCCGTGTCATTGTCTTGACCAAGACCTTCGACTTCACCGGAACTGAAGGTACCGCCACCTCTGCTGGCTGCGCTCCCTGGGGAACTGGCTCTACATGCCAGAAGGCCATCAACAAGGATGGCTGGTGTGACAACTACCAGCCCAACGCCCCCAAGGTCTCCGGCATCAAGTACGACAAGGCCGGTGTCCTCGGCATGACCGTCGGCTCCAACAAGTCCCTGATCGGCCAGGGCTCCAAGGGTGTCATCAAGGGCAAGGGTGTCCGCATCGTCTCCAACACCAAGAACGTTATCATCCAGAACGTCCGTTTCACTGACATCAACCCCGCCTACGTCTGGGGTGGTGATGCTATCACCATCGACGGTGCTGACCTCATCTGGATTGACCACGTTACCACCGACCTGATTGCCCGTCAGCACATTGTCCTTGGTAACTCTGCCTCCAACCGCGTCACCATCTCCAACAACGAGATCAACGGTGCCTCGTCCTGGTCTGCCACCTGCGACGGTCGCCATTACTGGGGCTTGTACTTCACTGGTTCCTCCGACATGGTCACCTTCAAGAACAACTACGTCCACCACACCTCTGGCCGCTCCCCCAAGGTTGCTGGCAACACCCTCCTCCACGCCGTCAACAACTACTTCTATGCCATTTCTCACGCTTTCGAGGCCGACTCTGGTTCCAAAATCCTCGCTGAGGGTAACGTCTTCCAGAACGTCGATGCTCCTGCGCAGGCTGGTCTCCCTGGCAAGGTCTTCGCTGCCGGTTCTGCTTCCCTCAACTCTCAGTGCAAGACCTACCTCGGCCACAACTGCGAGCTGAACGCCCACGGTAGCTCTGGCACTCTTGCCGGCTCCGACACCAGCTTCCTCTCCAGCTTCAAGGGCAAGAacgttgctgctgcttccgCCGCCTCTTCGGTCAAGAACCTTGTCAACACTGCCGGTTACGGACGCATCTAA
- a CDS encoding Phospholipid metabolism protein → MKYFQQSVNFDYSWEEVSTSNWQKYGPWNEKTPHVIAVDTLSRSVDASTGIMRTERLITCQQSAPKWVTAILGGVDTSMVYETSYVDPVAKKLTMTSMNITWADLLQVRETCVYTPNSASPANKTSFSQRAEITAFCGGWQKIKNSIEQFTVDRFQQNAQAGKEGFEMVLERARQVFQEQRDILALQQNSRILREARM, encoded by the exons ATGAAGTACTTCCAGCAATCCGTCAACTTCGACTACTCTTGGGAAGAAGTCTCGACAAGCAACTGGCAAAAGTATGGGCCATGGAACGAAAAGACCCCGCACGTCATCGCCGTAGACACACTGAGCCGCTCGGTTGACGCCAGCACCGGAATC ATGCGCACAGAACGACTCATTACATGCCAACAATCCGCGCCGAAATGGGTGACGGCCATCCTAGGCGGCGTCGACACCTCCATGGTGTACGAGACATCTTACGTCGACCCCGTGGCCAAGAAGCTCACCATGACGTCGATGAACATCACCTGGGCGGACCTGCTCCAGGTGCGCGAAACCTGTGTCTACACGCCCAACTCGGCATCGCCGGCCAACAAGACCAGCTTTAGCCAACGCGCCGAAATCACAGCGTTCTGCGGAGGATGGCAGAAGATCAAGAACAGCATCGAGCAGTTCACCGTCGACCGCTTCCAGCAGAACGCCCAGGCGGGCAAAGAGGGGTTCGAGATGGTGCTCGAGCGCGCCAGGCAGGTTTTCCAGGAACAGCGGGACATTTTGGCGCTGCAGCAGAACAGCCGGATACTGAGGGAGGCGAGGATGTAA